GGTTATCTTGATAAAAAGTAGGTCCCACACCCAACCGccattttaattcaaaaaccacaaaagggcttgaaaaaaattagaaacctcggaacaaaaaaaaagggtcaatctagactaAACTTGATATTTTGGAGCTGACTGCGCAgacgaaattctcatccgagcatgtttactcagaatgttgactaaagtcaaacttaggcttaaacttaaagttaaaacgcttaatcgcaccgactcacactgaaaacctcgggagtcatgccgaccatgctactagTCTAAAATGatccttccggagctgatgaaatCGTCATAATTAGATTCtgatattattttcttgaacttttgatcgaaaatgatcgttcaaagTTCATAAGCTCTTAAAATACTAAAACTCTCACAATAACCAAAcaaacgaccaggtgaccgaactgtcagtcccaacaAATCATAAATGACTTGATTGCTACAGGAACTCTCTAAACGACACACCGAAGGAAAAACACTGAAATgaccaggagggtcattacaactcAATGTCCTCATATCTATTTGTGTTTTCCATGAAGTATTTGTCAAGATTATTCAAGAGACTACAACACAATCCTGATTTTAATTTCCATCCAAAATGTGAGAGATTGCAGATTATACAGCTaagttttgttaatattttttactgTTTAGTAAAGGTGACATTGGTTCAATTAAGCTGTTGTATGATGTTTTTCATGAGTTCTCTCTAGCCTCAGGGCTAGTAGCAAATGCTGACAAGAGCTCCATTTATTTTGGAGGAGTGCCAAGGGATACACAAACAGAAATCCTATAAGAGTTGGGCTTCTCACAGGGGTTACTACTTTTCAAGTACTTAGGTGTTCCCTTAAGTACCAAAAGAGTATCTATCTTACAGTATCAACCACTAATTGATAAGATAATGCATAGAGTTCAGAGTTGGACTTCCAAGTTTCTATCTTATGCAGGAAGGGCTCAGTTGATTAAGAGTGTGTTGTTTTCCATCCAAGTGTTCTGGTCCCAAGTGTTCATAATCCCAAAGAAAGTGATTAAATGTATATAAACAATATGCAGGACCTTCTATGGACAGAGGGTGTGAATACTTCTAAGAAGGCATTAATTGCATGGAACAAGTGTGCAGGCCTAGGATAGCAGGAGGACTCAATATATTGGATGAACAAATATGGAATAAGGCTGCAATAAGCAAATTGTTGTGGAATCTGTGTGTTAAGAAAGATAGATTATGGGTGCATCAATACTATGGGAAACAAGGGACCTTATGGGTGTAGAAACAACTAAAGCTTCTTGGATGGTGAGGAAAATATTACAAATGCATCAAGAACTTGAAATCATTGAATGGAATGAGATGTATATCAAGCAGATGGACATATTCTCTATCAAAAAATTGTATAAAGCTCTTAGGGGAGAGAGTATCAGAAGGTTGAATGGAGAAGACTAATTTGCAATAATGTCGTATGCCCAAAGTGGAATTTTATACTGTACCTAGCACTGCAAAAAAAGGCTACTCACAAGGGATAGACTGGTTGCATGGGGGTGCGTAGAAAAGGTGCAGTGTGTGTTGTGCGAAACTAATGATGAAAGCCATAATCACTTGTTCTTCCAATGTATGTTCACAACTTAGGTGTGGCAAAAGATTTTGCACTGGTTAAATATACAGAGAGAGGCTCGAGGATGGGATGAGGAAGTGTTGTGGGCAAATACTCACTGCAAAGGCAAACAAACAAGAGCTAATGTGTACAGGATGGCAGTGGCTGCAAATGTTTATGTTGTGTGGCAAGAGAGGAATCAACGTATCTTCAAGAAAATAATCAGAACTCTTGGAATGTTGGTGAGGAAGATTGTTCAAGAGGTGCATCTATGAGGAATAAAATGGGCAAGACTTGATCAGGTGCTCCAATTCCTGAATACATATCCTGTTTAGTGTAAGGCAGTTTGATTGATGATGTTGCTAATCATAGTGAAAGACTTGATAGTTAAGATTGAAAGCTAGTTATTTGATGCAAGTCTGGGGGATGTCCAGCTTGCTTTTCTGTTTTGTAATTCCTACTTggtaataaaattatttatttaccaaaaaaaaataaaatatatatatatatgaaatcttttgtaatttaatcattctattttataatattaaaaaaagttacatATATATGTCTTAAATTTCCAAATTAAATTCTTAAAGCTCTTATAAAGTAAAATATTGTTCAAGCTAATATTTGTGGTAGTTAAgtgtataattttaaaaatataagggGACATCTGTAACTGAGTAATAAATACATGGGTCTAAGtgtaacaataaaaaagataaaaaagatagAGGGAACAGAAGGTTTGGGGTTAATTCCTCCTTCTAGGGTTTTAGAATTTTGAGGTTCCTCTTTGAATCTAAACTAAAACCCTAAAATCCGCTGTGTATCTAAGCATTGCAGATTAAGGCACAGAGAAGCACAAAGTACAATCAGAGGTATCAATTCCACAATTTGCTCTCTGGGTTTTCTGTATTACTTCAATTCTACTCTGTTGAGTTATAAACATCACCAAAAAGAAACTATCTTTTGCTGAGGAATTGTTCATTAATGTGATATTTCTAATGTAATTGTGTAGAATATGAATCACCCTTGAGAGTTTCTTGGAAGATATTGTATTTTGAATTTGGTTTAGAATCTTTTGTTGCTAACTTGAGATGCTAGTAATTCGGAAAGTCCGAAAAAGTGTATCTTGTAAAATGATATCTCACCTCAATCACCTGTTTAGTACTCCAATTTCTGAAAAGGGTTCCACTTCTCATAGTCCCCAGAAATTTTCGTCATTGAATATTCGATGTTTTCGTAGTTCACCTAATGCTAAGGTTGAAGTCCCTGAATTATCAACTCAGACACCCATTTCCCCTGCTGTCAATAAAATATCACGGGTTGCAAGAACTGATGGACAAGCAGTACTCTTTGAATACTTGCATTGTACAAGAGGTTTTAATTATGTAGATGCTGAGCACATTAGCAAGAACTCACcttgttttcttcaaaatctgTTGTCCAAGGTTGATAATGATCAAGATGTAACAAGGGCATTGACCCGTTACTTCAGGTACCATCCGATTAATGAGTTTGAGCCCTTTTTAGAGAGCTTGGGGTTGAAGCAATCCGAGCTTACATCTATGCTTCCACGagatttgatatttttgagTGATGATCATGTCTTGTTTGATAATTATCATGTTCTTTGTTATTACGGCATCCCTCGCACTAAAATTGGGAAGATTTATAAGGAAGCGACTGATGTATTTGGATATGACCATGGAGTATTAGCTATGAAATTGAGGGCTTATGAGAAACTGGGTTTGAGCAGATCAACAGTAATAAAATTGGTGACTTGTTCCCCTACTCTTTTGGTTGGTGAGACGAACAATGAACTTATTCAGGTTCTTgaaaaactgaaaattttagGGTTTGAAAATGATTGGATGGGAGGATATTTATCCAACAGGCACTCCTACAATTGGGGTAGAATGCTTAACACATTGCATTTTCTCAATGAAGTAGGATATAGTGATGAAAAGATGGCGACTTTGTTTACGATGAACCCTGCATTCTTATTTGAAGGCTCTGGGAAACAGATTTATGTATTGGTTGGGCAATTACTGAAGTTGGGTGTTAAAATGAATGACATATACTTACTTTTCTGTCAAAATCCTAATATTCTATCTCTGAAGTGTACTAAAAATCTTTGGCATGCATTGTACTTCTTATCGGAGATAGGATTAGAGACCGAAATAATTGCAAATATTGTATCTACACATATACAACTTCTGGGTTCACATTCTCTGAAGGGACCAAAGACTCTTTTGAGGGACTTCAAGGGTGACAAGTTTTGTTTATGTCAGACTATAAAGGATGATCCTTTGAATTTGTTCAGATTagcttcaaaatcaaaatttgacgTGGAGCAAATGACTTCCCAGGACCCGGGAAAATTATTTCAGAAAACTACTTTTTTATTGAGATTAGGTTATGTAGAAAATTCAGATGAGATGGCAAAAGCTTTGAAGCAGTTCCGCGGACGAGGAGACCAGTTGCAAGAGAGGTTTGATTGCCTAGTAAACGCTGGTTTGGACTGCAATGTTGTAATTAATATGATTAAACAGGCTCCCACGACACTGAACCAGAGCAAAAATGTGCTTGAGAAGAAAATTGTTCTACTGAAAACATATTTAGGTTATCCGGTGGAATCGATTGTATCATTTCCATCTTACCTCTGCTACGATGTGGACAGAGTCCATCTTCGGTTTTCAATGTATGCATGGCTGAAGCAAAAGGGTGCTGCAAAACCAACATTATCAGTGAGCACTCTTCTTGCTTGTTCAGATGCTCgctttgtaaaatattttgttgacATACATCCAGAAGGTCCAGCAATGTGGGAAAGTTTAAAAAGTTCACTTCAATCCAGCTGATTGACTTCAGTATCATTTTTGATTAATAAAGTTGCCATATTTCCCTTATCTAGTTCTAATTGATTATCCAATTTTCTTCTTGTTGGTTTGTCTAGgtatttctttttaatctttaataCGTCTCTTGTTAGGAGACACACATCACTCAATGATATTTTGAAGTGTCAGAAGGGGGATTGCTTGGGTTTTTTTTCTGCTTTCATTCTGTTAAAGGACTTCTCATCCCAGTTGCTAGTTGCTACTCCCATTGCAGCCCTTTCTCTTCATGCTGTAGATGAGGGGACTCTGGATATTTTGTTAGGGTCTTTCTGACAGGACAAGAAGGTACCATGTACTGATTGAGTGATTTCATATAAAGAAGCTTGTGGTAAAATCTGTATGTTACATATCTTTAAGCTTGTAAAATAATAGATCTGACGTAACACCCTAGCCATCCTTCTGATAAaccttggtggatagagttgGCTGGTATCAATGCTGATGGGAGGTAGTGGGTGCCCGATGAATTAGTCGACATTCCGCCTAGTTGGCTAGGACACCAAAGTTATGAAAGAAGTCCAAGCCACCACCCTTGAAAGAAAACTGTTAGTAATGATCTTGGGTGCAGTCCCTTCGTTATCCATCAGACAGCAAGTCCTTAGACCTGTATAAGAGGTTTGTTGATTCTTTCAATCTTCTATTGTTTTTGCTGGTGAAGTCTCTTATCCTTACTAAGACCCAAGAATCTCTTTCCCAAGTGGGGAGGGGAATACTAATAAAGAAGTCTATCTATTCTGTTACTATCAGTAAGTACACTTTTTCTTGGTGTGTGTATCATCAATTATCAGTGTTACTTTTCCTTGTTTCTTTATGATAGTACATTTTCTGTTCAGCCTCTGTATTCCCCTGGTTTTCATAACGATGGATTGGGGCATTTCCTGTTAgatatcttcttcttttgttttggcAAACAAACAAATTGTGTTGATAGCAAGTGAGATAGTTACAAATCCAGCTAGGAACAGACCTCTCAAAGGAAAACAAAACAGCTCTACTATTCGAGCTTACAACAACAGGCTGTAGTAGCTATGGGGTCCTGGAAAACAAAGCTTAATCAAAACTACAGTCTATACATAAAGACAACAAGCAAGATTAAATGTCATAGTAAGCAGCTACCAATTAAGGGAGGCTTGGTAATATAGAAGCTAGTGTTGTCCCCCATTTTGGCAGTTCTTGGCCTTTGATGTGTATATGCAAAGCTACCTCTCTGCATACTCTATCAATGTTGTAGTGGCCTGCTTTGAATCTCAAGCCATTCCTCTCTGTCCATATGATAGccacaaccatagcaaccaCACTGCACAGGATTGCTCCTTTGCCAGATTCGGACATAGCACACATATTGGCCCATAGAAGCTCCTCATTCCAGTCCCCTACAGGTCTGTTTATGCCCAGCCAGTTGAGCAGCCTAGTCCATAACCACCTTGATTCACCTAAAGTATAAATGATCAAAAGACTCCACTGCTGTTGTGCAGAAGATGCAATCCGTAAGAACCTGGATGCCAAACTTCTGAAGCCTTTCAACTGTGGCCAGTCTCCTCCAAGCAGCTTGCAGGAGGGTGAA
The Solanum stenotomum isolate F172 chromosome 12, ASM1918654v1, whole genome shotgun sequence DNA segment above includes these coding regions:
- the LOC125848041 gene encoding transcription termination factor MTEF18, mitochondrial-like, whose protein sequence is MLVIRKVRKSVSCKMISHLNHLFSTPISEKGSTSHSPQKFSSLNIRCFRSSPNAKVEVPELSTQTPISPAVNKISRVARTDGQAVLFEYLHCTRGFNYVDAEHISKNSPCFLQNLLSKVDNDQDVTRALTRYFRYHPINEFEPFLESLGLKQSELTSMLPRDLIFLSDDHVLFDNYHVLCYYGIPRTKIGKIYKEATDVFGYDHGVLAMKLRAYEKLGLSRSTVIKLVTCSPTLLVGETNNELIQVLEKLKILGFENDWMGGYLSNRHSYNWGRMLNTLHFLNEVGYSDEKMATLFTMNPAFLFEGSGKQIYVLVGQLLKLGVKMNDIYLLFCQNPNILSLKCTKNLWHALYFLSEIGLETEIIANIVSTHIQLLGSHSLKGPKTLLRDFKGDKFCLCQTIKDDPLNLFRLASKSKFDVEQMTSQDPGKLFQKTTFLLRLGYVENSDEMAKALKQFRGRGDQLQERFDCLVNAGLDCNVVINMIKQAPTTLNQSKNVLEKKIVLLKTYLGYPVESIVSFPSYLCYDVDRVHLRFSMYAWLKQKGAAKPTLSVSTLLACSDARFVKYFVDIHPEGPAMWESLKSSLQSS